In Runella sp. SP2, the genomic window TCATTCCGTGAAAGGAGAGCCGCAAATATTCGTCGCACAGGGCGTTGATGTCGGTGGGTTGGCGTTCGCCAGTGCCCATCCGCGAGTGGCCGAGCATGCCCTTGACGATGGAAGAAGCGCGCTTGCCGTGGTGATTGATTTTCTCTTGGTTTTGGGTTAAATCGGCGAGTAGTTCGCTGATAAGGTCAGGTTCTTTTTCAGTGTCGGGCTTTTCAAATTCCTCTTTCAATTCGCTCACAAGTTCAATGGATAATTCCGAAAAGTTATTGACAAAGTTCAACGGATTCTGAATTTCGTGGGCAATCCCTGCGGTTAGTTCACCAAGACTCGCCATTTTTTCCTTTTGCACCAGTTGGTCTTGCGCTGCTTTTAACTCTTCCAGCGACTTCTCTAGCTTGGATGTTCGCTCGCGCACTTGGCGTTCGAGGGTTTCGTTCTGGGCCTCCAAAATTTGTTGTTTTTCTTGTTCTTGCTGCAACGTCTTTTGGGTAAGCGAGTTATTTTCCTGCAACTTTTCAATCAGTACTTTATTGGTTTGGGAAAAGCTGATGGCTAAGTAAAGCGAGATTGAAAGCGGAACGCACAAAACGGCGATTTGGTAGGTAATAATGCCTCCAAAACCTTGCGGAAACAGGGGCGCTAGGCCGTAGTATTCGAGGAGAACATCGAAGTAAAACAACATAAACATGACCAGCGAAAGACACATCCCAATCATAATGAGGCGTGCGCCAGGCTGGTGTTTACGAAGTGCAACGAGCGTTACCCGAATCACTTCGGCGGTCATTAGGAGTTCCGTGCCAAATTCGGCCCATATAGAACCAAGCGAGTACGGCGTAAAAAGGCTAAGCATGATAAAAGTGCCAAACACAACGATAAGCCAAAAGAGGATGCCCGTTTTTTGGTGAAAAATCTCGTAAATGGCACGGATTAGGAACAAATAAGCAATGGGAAAAGAAATAGTTTGAATAAATTCGACGATGAAATAGAGGGAGAGCGTCTCGACAAAATCGAACGAAAGGGGAATACAAAAAAACGCAACCCCCAAGGCGAAGGTCGTACCTGAGAAAAAAAGATTGGCGCGTTGCGTGCGGTAGAGAAAGAAAAACGATAAATGTAAAAAGGTAAGAATAAAAAATACGCCTACTTGAAACCACCCGTAATAACTTTGTAAACGTAGGTAGGCCGAGGTTTTGGGCGCGTTTTCGGTTTCTATGAGCGTTGCCCTAAAACAGTGGTTTTTGTTGAACCCTACGCGATTGTAAAACGAGTTTCGCTCGTACGCTACCCGAACAGAAATTTGCACAAACGGATAACTGACCGAATAAGGAAGACCGATGGAGCTGTTTTGAAAAATGTGGGCCGCTTGTACAACACCCCGCTTTAGGTCAATTTTACCGATGGTACGTGCCAGCAGCCCATTGATATACACTTCCGAGGCCACGCTTTGGCTGATTTGAAGGGTAGTCAGTTTTTGAGCAACTACGGGTGAAAACTCAATCGTCGTTCGGAACCATCCGTAGCCTTTTTGCGAAAGCCCTGGTATGGTATTTACGTCTTGTGTGGGGTCAACTATTTGCCAATCACTGTCGTCAAATTCGGGATTAGTCCATTCATGGTTGTCGCCCGCGTGCCATTTCCATCCATTGGTCAACACCAACCCTTTGGACGGAATACTGTCGATGCTACTGACGTTTTGGCCTTGGGCAACGACCCAAAACAGCAAAAAGAAAAGGATTAAAATCGGGTTTTTCATGGAAAGGCTGTATTGAAAAGAATGGTTTGGAAACATTAGGAAACGGCAATGGGCGCGGTTACAAGGGGAAGTCGAATCGTAAATGTAGTACCGTTACCCTCTTCCGATTCTACTTCGATTTTGCCACCGTGGCCTTTGGTAATGATGTCATAGGCCAACGATAAACCTAAACCAGTGCCTTGGCCCGTAGGCTTGGTGGTAAAAAAAGGTTGAAAAACTTTCGCTTTCACTTTGTCGCTCATGCCTAATCCATTGTCTTTGACTTTGATAATGAGCTGATTGTCGCTTTTTTCGGTGAGCACACTCACCTTGGGTTTGAAAGAAGGGCTAGAAGCCCGTGCCACATTGACGGCGTAAAACGCGTTGTTAATAAGGTTGAGCAGCACGCGGCCAATGTCTTGAGAAACTACGTTGATTTGGGGTAGATTAGGTTCGGTAATCAACTCAAAATCAGCATTAAAACTTTTGTCTTTGGCGCGCATTCCGTGGTAAGAGAGGCGCAGGTATTCGTCGCACAAGGCATTGATGTCGGTGAGTTGTCGTTCGCCTGTGCCCGTCCGTGAGTGTTCCAACATGCCTTTGACGATGCTGCTGGCGCGTTTGCCGTGGTGGACAATCTTTTGCAGGTTTTGTCGTAAATCGCCCGCAATGGCTTTCACTTCTTCGGTGTCGCCGCGCTCAAGTTCTTCTTTCATTTCGTCGATTAATTCGGTTGATACTTCCGAGAAATTATTGACAAAATTCAACGGATTCTGAATCTCGTGGGCAATGCCCGCCGTCAACTCTCCCAATGAAGCCAATTTTTCTGATTGCACCAACTGCGCTTGCGTGGCTTTGAGGCTTTGCAATGACTTTTTGAGTTCGGATGTACGCGTGGCTACTTGTTTTTCGAGCAACTCATTTTGGGTACTCAAGAGGTGCTGTTTTTCTTGCTCTTGGGCTAAATTTCGCGCCGAAAGTTCTTCGATTTCGGTGATTTTTTTGAGCAATGAACGGTGTGTTCGGGTGTATTCTTTTACCAATGACAACGAGAGTCCAACGGGAATACTCAATACAAAGATGAGCGCTAAAATGCCTAAAACAACCAGGAAATATTCGCTAGTAGATTGAGGCGAATTAAAGTTGTAAGCCAACATCCCAAACAGAATGGAGACCGCAAAGAACACCACGATACAAACCGCCATCGCGATGAGGGTATTGACGGGCACTTTGGCGTTGGGGTGGCGTCGGCGGTCGGCGAGGATACTGACCCGAATAAAGTCAACAAACAGCAAAACGAAGAAAGGCCAAGTTTGAATCTCAAAGGGGAGCGTGATGTCAAAAATCGTGGATGTCAAGGCCAACGCCATGAGTCCTGTTTGCAGGTAAAAGAAATACTTGAAGGGCTGATCGAGGTAGAGATACAGCGAGACATTGATGAGAAGAAGACCAAGATAAAGTGTAATCAGCGTGATTAACTCATTGATTTCGTGGCCACTAATGGTGGTAATATGGTCGTCGAGGAAGTCGGCGAAAAACGAAATACCAAACAATAACAACGTAAACCCCAGCGATAAACTAACCTTTTGCTGGCGGTTGGTTGAATAAAAAAGAAAGTGTAATAAGCTGAAAATAAAGAAAACGCCAATGCAAAATGCCAGCGCTCGACTCATTTCTAGGTTATCCCGATAAAAGGAACCTCCCCAGCGATTAATGTCGTGAAGTTTGATTTTGAAAAGCTCTTGACCCGTGCCTGGAAAATAGAAATTGCTTTTCGTAAATGAATAGCGAATGGCTAAAACGTGCTGCAACGTGTCTGGAAGTGTGATTGGGAGCAATTCGGCCAGCACCTTGGTTTTTTCTACGGCGGGGTTGGTACTGACGACCCCAACCTTGTGGAGCAGCTTGCCATCGAGGTAAATTTCCGACGCACCCATTTGTTCAATGCTTAGGAACAACGTCTTTTTTGCAAGACTCGAATCAACGCGCAGTGGTTTGCGAAACCAGCCAATTTGGGCTTCGCGCAGTTCGGGGAAATGGCTGATATTTTTGTACAAAACGGGTGAATCTTTCCAAGTAGAGTCATTGAACGACGGAGCCGCCCACTCGGCGTTATCGCCTTCTTTCCATTTCCAAAACTTAGACAAAGAGGTGCCATCCGAGGAAATGCTCTTGATAGGGGCGCGGTTTTGGGCCCAAGCTTGACAACCGACTAGAATGAATAGAAAAACTTTTAATAAATGCTTCATAAAAAATGAGGTTAGGAAGGATTGGGCAAAGTAATGGTAAACGTCGTCCCTGTTCCTTCAATGCTGTCGAGTTCGATGGTTCCTCCGTGGCCTTTGGTGACGATGTCGTAGGCCAAACTTAGCCCCAGACCCGTGCCTTGCCCCGTGGGTTTGGTGGTAAAAAAGGGTTGGAAAATTTTGGATTTGAGCTCATCAGGAATGCCCGTTCCGTTGTCTTCTACTTTGATGACGATTGCCTGTTCGGTGGTTTGGGTATGTACCGAAACCGTGGGGGAATAGTCTATGATTCCTAATTTTCCCTTGGCCTGCACGGCGTAAAAAGCGTTGTTGATGAGGTTGAGCAATACCCGCCCAAAATCCTGCGGAATGACGTTGACTTTTGGCAAAGATTCATCAAAAAACGTATTCATTTTGGCATTAAATGACTTGTCTTTGGCACGTAGTCCGTGGTAACTCAAACGCAAATATTCGTCGGCGAGGGTATTGAGGTTGATGGGCTCTTTTTTACCCGTGCTTGCGCGTGAGTGCTGGAGCATCCCTGTTACAATACTCGATGCGCGTTTCCCGTGGTGGTTTATTTTTTCTAGGTTTCGAAAAATATCATCCAAAATCTCGTTCTCCAATTCTTCGTCGCGCTCTTCTTTGGTACGTTCCGATTTGAGTTCGTCGAGCAGTTCTACCGACACTTCCGAGAAGTTATTGACAAAGTTAAGCGGGTTCTGTATTTCGTGGGCGATGCCCGCCGTAAGTTCTCCCAAACTCGCCAGTTTTTCCGACTGAATCAGTTGTTGTTGGGTGGCTTGTAGGTGTTTTAAAGATTGCGTGAGGGCAGCGGTTCGTTCGGCTACTTGTTTTTCAAGCAGGTCATTTTGTTGAGAAAGAATGCGTTGTTTTTCCAACGATAACTCTTCTACCTCTTTTAGCTTTGACTGTAATTCTTTTTCGGTGGTTGAAATACTACGCGCAATCAACATAGAAAGTGTCAGCGGCGTACACGCATAAAAAGAAATCATTAAGAAATTGGCCCAGTTTTGCACCGAACCGACTTGAATAGTTCCCGAAATAATGAGCAAACGAGCGCTCAAAAAAACAATCATTAAGACAAACGAAAGAATCAGAGAACGGGAGTCGAGCTGATTGGATTTGCGGGCAAGTACAACTTTTCGGACGACTTCTATCAACAGCCCAAGAATACTCCCGTAATAGATGTATTGGGTGAACGGAGCGTTGGGGACAAGAAGGCTTGTAGAAGTAACACCTATAAAAACAACACCTACCACCTTAAAAAACCAAGAAATGGGCTGCTGTAGGTAGCTGATAATGGTGTAGCAAAGGATGAGTATATAAAGTGAAATAAAGAGACTGTAGGCAAAAGTGAGAAGTGAGGCGGTGAAAGGATGGGTGGTGCCAAATAAAACATCACCTGTCACAAAATGCAGCGTGGCAAACAAAAGACACAGAGCAAAGGTGCGGTTGTAGCTTTTGATTGTATTGTAGAGATAAAGGATAAAATGCAAAACGGCCATGACCAGAAATAACCCCGCCAATGACCAATGATACCAAGCGACGTATCTGCCTGATTGAAAGGCTTTTTCAAAACGTCCCGTTGGCTCAATCAGTGTACATTCAAACAGCACCTTTTTGGAAGGAAATAACTTTTGCAAAAACGCCGTTGGACGACTGGTGTACGAATGCCGAACGGTGAGGGTATAAATTCCTGCTTTGGGAAAAACAAGGTACGAAATACTGCCCAAGCCTGTCGAATAGGTGCTTTCGGAGGTGGGGTCTTCGCTCACTTTTCCAAGCTGACGAAGGCGCTTTCCGTTGAGATAGACTTCGGATGCACCCGTCTGACGGGTAAGAAGGGCGAGCGGGCGTTGACACAGGTTGGAGTCTATTGTTAGGATAAGCCGCAACCAACTGACTTTTGAGGAAGCAAAATCAGGGTTTTCAGAAAAGGGTAAAGACACGTCGATGGGCTTCCAAACGGTATCTTTTGCGTTTTCTGGCCGCCAGCTCCATCCTTTGTCAAAGGGTTTTCCAGCAGGAGGCAGAGAGTCCACTTGGAGGGGAGGAAGCTGCGCATTGGCGAGGGTGGCAGCGCAGAAAAGAAAGAGGAATAAACAATGCTTCATCAATGAGTGGGTAAAATAATGGTAAATGTCGTTCCTTCTCCTTCGACACTGTCGAGCTCGATGGTTCCTCCGTGGCTTTTGGTGACGATGTCGTAGGCCAAACTCAGCCCTAGCCCCGTTCCCTGCCCCGTGGGTTTGGTGGTGAAAAAAGGTTGGAAAATTTTGGATTTGAGTTCTTCAGGAATACCCGTTCCGTTGTCGCCTACTTTAATGACAATTCCTTGGTCGGTTTTTTGGGTACTAACCGTCACGGTAGGCATATAGTTTTCGGGTTGGCTGAGGCTTCGGGCTTGTACGGCGTAAAAAGCATTGTTGATGAGGTTGAGCAATACCCGCCCAAAATCCTGCGGAATGACGTTGACTTTGGGCAAAGATTCATCAAAAAACGTATTCATTTTGGCATTGAATGACTTGTCTTTCGCGCGCAAGCCGTGGTAACTTAGGCGTAAATACTCGTCGGCGAGGGCGTTGAGATTGACGGGTTCTTTTTTACCCGTACTGGCTCGTGAGTGCTGAAGCATCCCCGTAACGATGCTCGAAGCGCGCTTTCCGTGATGGTTTATTTTTTCTAAATTCTGAAAAATATCGTCCAAAATCTCATTTTCAAGTCCTTCGTCGCGGTCTTCTTTGGGTCTGGCACGTTCCGCTTTGAGTTCGTCGAGCAGTTCAACCGACACTTCCGAGAAGTTATTGACAAAGTTGAGCGGGTTCTGAATCTCGTGGGCGATGCCCGCCGTGAGTTCGCCCAAGCTCGCCAGTTTTTCCGACTGAATCAGTTGCTCTTGGGTGGCTTTGAGGTGTTCGAGGGCTTGTTGTAATTCTTCTTTTTGTTTGGTGATTTCGGCAGTACGCTCGGCCACTTGGTATTCCAAATCCAATTTTTTGGCTTCCAAAACGCGGTTATTTTCCTCTTCTTGGACAAGTTTTTGGCGCTGCTTGTTAAATTCTCGTTGCTGATTTCGGGCAATAATGGCAAGCACAAAACTGAGGACAAAAACGATGGATTTGGCCGTTTGAAAGAAGAGGTCGTAGTTTTCGTAGAAGCGAGGCATCCAGTATTCGGCCAAGTTATCAATAAAGAAAACAACGCCTAACGGCACAATCATCCAAAACAACAAGCGGGCATTTGGCACTTCTTCTTTTAAAAGATAGGCGGGGTATGCCACCAAAATAAGTAAGCCAAAAAAAACGGGTGGGGAGATTTTTTCGCCATCGGTCACAACCTCCACCAATAAAAAACCAAATGCAATCAATCGCCCGATGCGAATTCGGTCGTGCCACTCGGGCAGGCGCTCAGCAGTTTGTAAAAACTTTTGAACAAAAGGTAGCAAAAAGAAAGCTACCAGAAAAGGAAGTATAAAGCTCATAACCGTGACCGAACGAGGTTTTGTTAGGAATAAGTTATATCAAAGGTCGCAATAAGTTGTTTTTTGTCCAATATCTGTATTTTTGTCCAATATTGCTTACTCGCTATGTCTTTTTACCCACTATACCGTTCGTTAGGCATCAGGGCTGAAGAAGTCCGAACCGTAGGACTGTTTTTCTTGCACCACTTTTTTTTAGGCTTTGGTACGATGCTTATTTACGTGTCGGCCAACGTCATTCTCCTTGAAAATCACCCAGAAACGAGTCTTCCGCTGGCGTACATGGCTTCGGCGGTGGGGATGATGCTGGTGGGGAAAATCTATAGCTATTTTGAACACCATTTGTTGCTCGACCGCCTGGTGATTCGGGTGCTTGGGGCGGTGCTGTTGCTGACAGCTGTCATTTTGGCGTTGGTTTATTTTGGGCATTCGGTGGCGGCTTCGGTGGCCATCATGGTGGGCTTTCGAGCGATTTATTTATTAACAAATCTTGAATTTTGGGGCGTCTCGGCGGTTGTATTTGATGTTCGCCAGAGCAAACGGTTGTTTGGAGTGATTAGCGCAGGAGACATGCCCGCTAAAGCCCTTGGGGGTGTTTTGGCAGTCTTAATTCATGGTCATACCGAACTGCTGGTGCTTATTTTATTGGCATTTGGGTTCTTTTGGGCGGCGATGTACACCGCCGTGCAAACGTTTCGGTCGCACAAAGTCGCCACCGAACACGGGCATGCTCCCGTACGCCGCACTCAAATGCCCCGCTTGATTGCGCAGTTGTTTGGGGGAAGTGAATTGATTTTTGCCATGTGTCTAAGCCTAACGGCGGTAGCCATCATGGCAACGGGAGTAGAATACGCTTTTTTTATTAACGTAAAATACAAACTCCACAGCCAAGCCGACGTGATGAAATACCTCGGTATTGTGCTGGCACTTACCTATTTACTGGCAACGTTTGTGAAGCTGATTGTTTCACGCCAAACGGTCGAGTATTTTGGCATCAACCGAATGTTGGCATTGCTTCCCGTAGGAGGAATATTGGTGTCGATGGCATTGGGCGTGATTTTCTTCACGGAGGCCGATGTGTCGGTGCAATTGGTGGCTTATTGCTTTGTCTATTTAGGTTTTGAGGTTGTGCGTCGAGCACTTTTCGACCCTGTGTTTTTGGTGCTTTTTCAGCCACTTTCTACCCACCAACGTCTGCGCGGACATACCCTCGCCAAAGGTTTCTACGAGCCACTGGGACTAGGAATTGGTGGATTGATGCTGTATTTGAGCCATCATTTGTGGCAAGGAGGTGACTGGTTTTTGGTAGAAGAAATTGTGATTGGGGCGTTGTTTGCCTTGTGGTTTTTGAGGAGAACGTACCGTCAATACGTGCTTACGTTGCAAGAAGCATTGAGCAAACGTTTTATGGCGGCCGAAGATTTGGCCGTGCCCGACGAAGCCGTTCATGCCGTGTTAAAGAACTTGCAAAGTGACAAACCCAAGGAAGTAATCAACGCGATTGAATGGTTGGTGGCCAATCGGCCGAAAAGTGTGTCATCAGATCGGCTGTATCGGTACGTGACGGAGCTGGTAGGGCATTCCAACGAACGGATTCGGGTGAAAGCCTTGGATATTACCGACCAACTTAAAGTAAAGCTCAAACCTGCCCAGCTGCGAATGATGATTTTGCACGACGCTGAAGCCAGCGTACGGGAGAAAGCGGCATTTGTATTAAGTAAAGATTCTGAATCGGCGGCGGTAGAGTTTTTGTACCACGACGATTTGGTGGTTAGAAAGGGTGCATTACTTGGACTGCTGACCACCCATCCTGAACAAGTACAAGGGCAAACCGCGCTGAAAGCCATGCTGCAAAGTGAGCAGGTGAAAAGCCAGTTGGCCGCTCTCGAAATAGTCAAAGAATTGGGCTTATCAATCCACACTAAACTGATAGGTAATGCACTAAAACAGTCTGACCCCACGGTGGTCATGGCAGCGATTGAGACTGCGGGAAAGTTAAAAGATCCAGCGCTGACGGAGCAAGTAGCGGGATTGTTAAAAGAAAAAATATATTGGCGGCAAGCGGCACGAAGCTTGGCTCAGTTAGAAGCCATACCTGTACTATCTGCTTTAGAAACTTCGGCTAACTCCTTGACAGTGACCCAACGTGTGATAGTGACCGCAGGGCAAATGCAGTCGGAAGAAGCCCACGCTTTGTTGGTAGCAATGCTTCAACGCCCCGACGTAACGATTCGAACTTCGGCTTTGCAGGCGTTGAAAAACTACCCCAATGCGCGAGGTAAAGCTATTATTTTTGAGCAATTGCTGAAAGAAGAGTTTTTGTTGGCACAACGTTTATTGCACGCTACCAATGAAACAGACCTCGGCAATGACCTTAAAAATAGCCTTAACTACGAACAAGAAGTGCTGATTCAGCGGATTTTTGGCTTGCTAATGCAACAATATGACCAAGAGGCGATTCTGAGCACGCAGGCAAGTTTGTTGCACAGCTCGCGCGAACGCCGCGCCAATTCGCTCGAATTACTTCAAAATGTGGTGCCTCGTCAGGTATATGCGAGCTTACACGCGCTGCTCGACAACGTTGCCGATGCCGATAAAATCCGCTTAATGGATGCTCAACTGGGGGCATCGACAGCTAATGGATCAATCAAAGACTATATTTTACAGCAAGGAACGCGCTATTTTACCGATTGGACTATCCGATTGGCTTTGCGTGGTATCCCGCTCGAAACCTTATTTCAATACCCCGATTTACGCCTTATGAGTCATTCTTCTGCCACCGCTACGGTTTCGATTACGGAACGGGTTATGGTTCTAAAAAACACCGAACTTTTTGCCGAAACCCCCGAAAACGTCCTGAGTAGCATTGCGCCCATCATGCGCGAAGTTAGCTACCACGAAGGTCAAACGATTTTTGATAAGGGTGACTTGGGAACAAGTATGTTTGTGATTTATGACGGCGAAGTGGGAATCTACGATGGCAAAGTTCAGCTGGCGACCTTTGGTCGGGGAGATGTTTTTGGGGAATTAGCCCTACTTGATACCGAACCTCGCTCGGCGGCGGTAGTGACCTTGACAGACGTGCAACTATTCCGAATCGACCAAGGGGATTTTTATGATTTGATGGACGAACGTGGCGAAGTGCTTCGGAACATCATCAAAATTCTTTGCCAACGGATTCGCACCCAAAATACCAAGCTGCGCCAGCTTTCGACGAAATAAAAAAACGCTGGGAAAAGCGTCGGGTTGAACGGGGGGGGAAGCGTCGGGTTTTGAGAAACCCTCGACACGATAATCGGGTTGTGAGCAACCTTCCACACAATCAGATTGCTCACAACCCGACGAAATCAATCTTCTGTTTTTATACTTCCAATTCAAACTGAAAAGAGGCTAGCACCGCTCCATTGACTTGAATGTCAATCTGATGGGTGCCTGCGTATAGTTGCCGCGTAGTCATGTTGGGACGAAAAACGTGGCGTTTGGAAAGTGTTTGAGGAGTTTCGGGATGAAGGGTGAGCGTTTGTAATTTAAAGACTTTTTTGCTGGTCATTACTCCTTGCTTATTCTGAAAATACAGAATATAATCCA contains:
- a CDS encoding ATP-binding protein, whose protein sequence is MSFILPFLVAFFLLPFVQKFLQTAERLPEWHDRIRIGRLIAFGFLLVEVVTDGEKISPPVFFGLLILVAYPAYLLKEEVPNARLLFWMIVPLGVVFFIDNLAEYWMPRFYENYDLFFQTAKSIVFVLSFVLAIIARNQQREFNKQRQKLVQEEENNRVLEAKKLDLEYQVAERTAEITKQKEELQQALEHLKATQEQLIQSEKLASLGELTAGIAHEIQNPLNFVNNFSEVSVELLDELKAERARPKEDRDEGLENEILDDIFQNLEKINHHGKRASSIVTGMLQHSRASTGKKEPVNLNALADEYLRLSYHGLRAKDKSFNAKMNTFFDESLPKVNVIPQDFGRVLLNLINNAFYAVQARSLSQPENYMPTVTVSTQKTDQGIVIKVGDNGTGIPEELKSKIFQPFFTTKPTGQGTGLGLSLAYDIVTKSHGGTIELDSVEGEGTTFTIILPTH
- a CDS encoding ATP-binding protein, which produces MKNPILILFFLLFWVVAQGQNVSSIDSIPSKGLVLTNGWKWHAGDNHEWTNPEFDDSDWQIVDPTQDVNTIPGLSQKGYGWFRTTIEFSPVVAQKLTTLQISQSVASEVYINGLLARTIGKIDLKRGVVQAAHIFQNSSIGLPYSVSYPFVQISVRVAYERNSFYNRVGFNKNHCFRATLIETENAPKTSAYLRLQSYYGWFQVGVFFILTFLHLSFFFLYRTQRANLFFSGTTFALGVAFFCIPLSFDFVETLSLYFIVEFIQTISFPIAYLFLIRAIYEIFHQKTGILFWLIVVFGTFIMLSLFTPYSLGSIWAEFGTELLMTAEVIRVTLVALRKHQPGARLIMIGMCLSLVMFMLFYFDVLLEYYGLAPLFPQGFGGIITYQIAVLCVPLSISLYLAISFSQTNKVLIEKLQENNSLTQKTLQQEQEKQQILEAQNETLERQVRERTSKLEKSLEELKAAQDQLVQKEKMASLGELTAGIAHEIQNPLNFVNNFSELSIELVSELKEEFEKPDTEKEPDLISELLADLTQNQEKINHHGKRASSIVKGMLGHSRMGTGERQPTDINALCDEYLRLSFHGMRAKDKSFNADFQANLDPSLPAVNVVPQDLGRVLLNLFNNAFYAVNQRNTVGTLHATSLPAPTVSVQTKRLAIAVEIKVSDNGNGIPNDILPKIFQPFFTTKPTGEGTGLGLSLSYDIITKGHGGTLRVESAEGKGTTFTITLPISVLPSV
- a CDS encoding ATP-binding protein, producing MKHCLFLFLFCAATLANAQLPPLQVDSLPPAGKPFDKGWSWRPENAKDTVWKPIDVSLPFSENPDFASSKVSWLRLILTIDSNLCQRPLALLTRQTGASEVYLNGKRLRQLGKVSEDPTSESTYSTGLGSISYLVFPKAGIYTLTVRHSYTSRPTAFLQKLFPSKKVLFECTLIEPTGRFEKAFQSGRYVAWYHWSLAGLFLVMAVLHFILYLYNTIKSYNRTFALCLLFATLHFVTGDVLFGTTHPFTASLLTFAYSLFISLYILILCYTIISYLQQPISWFFKVVGVVFIGVTSTSLLVPNAPFTQYIYYGSILGLLIEVVRKVVLARKSNQLDSRSLILSFVLMIVFLSARLLIISGTIQVGSVQNWANFLMISFYACTPLTLSMLIARSISTTEKELQSKLKEVEELSLEKQRILSQQNDLLEKQVAERTAALTQSLKHLQATQQQLIQSEKLASLGELTAGIAHEIQNPLNFVNNFSEVSVELLDELKSERTKEERDEELENEILDDIFRNLEKINHHGKRASSIVTGMLQHSRASTGKKEPINLNTLADEYLRLSYHGLRAKDKSFNAKMNTFFDESLPKVNVIPQDFGRVLLNLINNAFYAVQAKGKLGIIDYSPTVSVHTQTTEQAIVIKVEDNGTGIPDELKSKIFQPFFTTKPTGQGTGLGLSLAYDIVTKGHGGTIELDSIEGTGTTFTITLPNPS
- a CDS encoding cyclic nucleotide-binding domain-containing protein, whose product is MSFYPLYRSLGIRAEEVRTVGLFFLHHFFLGFGTMLIYVSANVILLENHPETSLPLAYMASAVGMMLVGKIYSYFEHHLLLDRLVIRVLGAVLLLTAVILALVYFGHSVAASVAIMVGFRAIYLLTNLEFWGVSAVVFDVRQSKRLFGVISAGDMPAKALGGVLAVLIHGHTELLVLILLAFGFFWAAMYTAVQTFRSHKVATEHGHAPVRRTQMPRLIAQLFGGSELIFAMCLSLTAVAIMATGVEYAFFINVKYKLHSQADVMKYLGIVLALTYLLATFVKLIVSRQTVEYFGINRMLALLPVGGILVSMALGVIFFTEADVSVQLVAYCFVYLGFEVVRRALFDPVFLVLFQPLSTHQRLRGHTLAKGFYEPLGLGIGGLMLYLSHHLWQGGDWFLVEEIVIGALFALWFLRRTYRQYVLTLQEALSKRFMAAEDLAVPDEAVHAVLKNLQSDKPKEVINAIEWLVANRPKSVSSDRLYRYVTELVGHSNERIRVKALDITDQLKVKLKPAQLRMMILHDAEASVREKAAFVLSKDSESAAVEFLYHDDLVVRKGALLGLLTTHPEQVQGQTALKAMLQSEQVKSQLAALEIVKELGLSIHTKLIGNALKQSDPTVVMAAIETAGKLKDPALTEQVAGLLKEKIYWRQAARSLAQLEAIPVLSALETSANSLTVTQRVIVTAGQMQSEEAHALLVAMLQRPDVTIRTSALQALKNYPNARGKAIIFEQLLKEEFLLAQRLLHATNETDLGNDLKNSLNYEQEVLIQRIFGLLMQQYDQEAILSTQASLLHSSRERRANSLELLQNVVPRQVYASLHALLDNVADADKIRLMDAQLGASTANGSIKDYILQQGTRYFTDWTIRLALRGIPLETLFQYPDLRLMSHSSATATVSITERVMVLKNTELFAETPENVLSSIAPIMREVSYHEGQTIFDKGDLGTSMFVIYDGEVGIYDGKVQLATFGRGDVFGELALLDTEPRSAAVVTLTDVQLFRIDQGDFYDLMDERGEVLRNIIKILCQRIRTQNTKLRQLSTK
- a CDS encoding ATP-binding protein, whose protein sequence is MKHLLKVFLFILVGCQAWAQNRAPIKSISSDGTSLSKFWKWKEGDNAEWAAPSFNDSTWKDSPVLYKNISHFPELREAQIGWFRKPLRVDSSLAKKTLFLSIEQMGASEIYLDGKLLHKVGVVSTNPAVEKTKVLAELLPITLPDTLQHVLAIRYSFTKSNFYFPGTGQELFKIKLHDINRWGGSFYRDNLEMSRALAFCIGVFFIFSLLHFLFYSTNRQQKVSLSLGFTLLLFGISFFADFLDDHITTISGHEINELITLITLYLGLLLINVSLYLYLDQPFKYFFYLQTGLMALALTSTIFDITLPFEIQTWPFFVLLFVDFIRVSILADRRRHPNAKVPVNTLIAMAVCIVVFFAVSILFGMLAYNFNSPQSTSEYFLVVLGILALIFVLSIPVGLSLSLVKEYTRTHRSLLKKITEIEELSARNLAQEQEKQHLLSTQNELLEKQVATRTSELKKSLQSLKATQAQLVQSEKLASLGELTAGIAHEIQNPLNFVNNFSEVSTELIDEMKEELERGDTEEVKAIAGDLRQNLQKIVHHGKRASSIVKGMLEHSRTGTGERQLTDINALCDEYLRLSYHGMRAKDKSFNADFELITEPNLPQINVVSQDIGRVLLNLINNAFYAVNVARASSPSFKPKVSVLTEKSDNQLIIKVKDNGLGMSDKVKAKVFQPFFTTKPTGQGTGLGLSLAYDIITKGHGGKIEVESEEGNGTTFTIRLPLVTAPIAVS